The following proteins come from a genomic window of Legionella cherrii:
- a CDS encoding transglycosylase SLT domain-containing protein yields MKKIILFLCGFISSQACIALSGEAYMERFNTYLSFSQNLPTTTPSASFLDFIKGTAPLSTKLREKWLYELAKNKNWITFSQYYQPSNDLNLVCYEQIANYNTGKQEEALKASIPLWLSGDSRPPSCNSLFDLLLKDNNFDQNLITQRIVLALERRNIQLARYLLKQYRTPHTSELNTLNLVYQNPANISKLNPGGLNSDFYLYGLKRMVSINMNKALLLWQQSKTQKMLNQAQKQAFLAHVALYRAMRNHEDALQWFAKVKPQYYNDVLLDWEIRFALKRKDWRQVTTLINDSKNKDEPCWQYWLARSLEEQGKKAEAKAIYEPLAKNRQYYGFLASLRLNKTPSFTNETPTTNLDVLKPYQTFIDQIQTLYMSKQTLQASRLLNDFISELPKDEASALVYWIDQKLQWHGKSVYLSNNETLNNQLSLRFPLAYKDSISLYSKKYAVAPEFIYAIIRQESGFRDDATSSVGARGLMQVMPYTARVVSRADKIPYNDQKQLFLSQKNINIGVAYLKQLAKRFGNHPILIAAAYNAGPKQVVYWLRTHPPKEIDVWIETLPWQETRNYLKNIMAFYVVYQYRMGQKPNLGNFLEPL; encoded by the coding sequence GGCTTACATGGAGCGCTTTAATACTTATTTGTCGTTTAGCCAAAACCTTCCTACAACGACACCCAGTGCTTCTTTCCTGGATTTTATTAAAGGAACCGCTCCTTTATCCACAAAACTACGGGAAAAGTGGTTGTATGAACTGGCAAAAAATAAGAATTGGATAACCTTTAGTCAATACTATCAACCGTCTAATGATTTGAATCTTGTTTGTTATGAGCAAATCGCAAACTACAATACAGGCAAGCAGGAAGAAGCATTAAAAGCATCTATTCCACTATGGCTAAGCGGTGATTCAAGGCCCCCTTCATGCAACAGTTTATTTGACTTGCTTTTAAAAGATAATAACTTTGATCAAAACTTAATTACTCAACGAATCGTTCTGGCTTTGGAGCGACGCAATATTCAACTGGCTCGATATTTATTAAAGCAATACAGAACACCGCATACATCTGAGTTAAATACTTTAAACCTCGTTTATCAAAACCCAGCAAACATCAGCAAGCTAAACCCTGGTGGTTTAAATAGTGACTTTTACCTTTACGGCTTGAAGCGTATGGTTTCTATTAATATGAATAAAGCGCTGCTGTTATGGCAGCAAAGCAAAACTCAAAAAATGCTTAACCAAGCACAAAAGCAAGCATTTTTAGCCCATGTAGCACTTTATAGAGCCATGCGCAATCATGAAGATGCGCTGCAATGGTTTGCTAAAGTCAAACCTCAATATTACAACGATGTGTTACTGGATTGGGAAATACGTTTTGCATTGAAAAGAAAAGACTGGAGGCAAGTGACCACATTAATTAATGATTCGAAGAATAAAGATGAACCTTGTTGGCAATATTGGTTAGCACGATCTTTAGAAGAACAGGGAAAGAAAGCAGAGGCTAAAGCCATTTACGAACCTTTAGCCAAAAACAGGCAATATTATGGATTTCTTGCCAGTCTTCGTCTCAATAAAACACCCAGTTTTACCAATGAAACGCCAACAACAAATCTGGACGTATTGAAGCCCTATCAAACCTTCATTGATCAAATTCAAACCCTTTACATGAGCAAACAAACGCTGCAAGCATCGCGCTTACTCAATGATTTTATTAGTGAGTTACCTAAAGACGAAGCAAGTGCATTAGTTTATTGGATTGATCAGAAACTGCAATGGCATGGTAAATCCGTTTATTTAAGTAACAACGAAACCTTAAATAATCAACTTTCGTTAAGATTTCCATTGGCTTATAAAGACAGTATTTCACTCTATTCTAAAAAATATGCTGTTGCCCCAGAGTTTATTTATGCCATTATTCGTCAGGAAAGTGGGTTTAGAGATGATGCAACCTCTTCTGTAGGGGCTCGAGGATTAATGCAAGTTATGCCCTATACTGCTCGAGTTGTCTCAAGGGCAGATAAGATTCCATATAATGATCAAAAGCAATTATTTCTTTCCCAAAAGAACATTAACATTGGTGTTGCTTATTTAAAACAACTTGCGAAGCGATTTGGAAATCATCCCATACTGATTGCTGCGGCTTACAATGCAGGCCCTAAACAAGTCGTTTATTGGTTAAGGACGCATCCGCCCAAGGAAATTGATGTATGGATAGAGACTCTACCTTGGCAAGAAACACGCAACTACCTAAAAAACATCATGGCTTTTTATGTAGTGTACCAATACCGCATGGGCCAAAAACCTAATTTAGGTAATTTCCTGGAGCCATTATAA